Genomic segment of Cucurbita pepo subsp. pepo cultivar mu-cu-16 unplaced genomic scaffold, ASM280686v2 Cp4.1_scaffold012429, whole genome shotgun sequence:
CAGAAAAAATTCTTTTcaagtgaagaaaaaagatgaggcggcggcggtggtggccGGAGGAATGTTCATAAAGGTGAGCATGGACGGAGCTCCGTTTCTAAGGAAGGTTGATCTCAAGATCTATGGAGGATATCCTGAGCTTCTTCAAGCTTTGGAGATCATGTTCAAATTCTCTCTTggtaaatttctaattttattgttctttttgatCTCTATATCTTGAAATGGAAATTTATtgagttgttttttttgttcttgtagGGAAGTTTTGTGAGAGAGAAGGGTATAACGAGTCGGAATTCGTCCC
This window contains:
- the LOC111787355 gene encoding auxin-induced protein 22B-like; translated protein: KNSFQVKKKDEAAAVVAGGMFIKVSMDGAPFLRKVDLKIYGGYPELLQALEIMFKFSLGKFCEREGYNESEFVPTYEDKDGDWML